From a single Marinobacter sp. THAF197a genomic region:
- a CDS encoding VacJ family lipoprotein, with protein sequence MRNLLSRRLTTLAALILLTCAGGQLHAQNMQEPVPEGSTPVNTDDPYENWNRKVFSFNDAIDRWFLRPVAQAYRTVTPTIVDRGITNFFNNLTEIRNFSNSLLQLKGESAVVAAGRFTYNTVFGLGGIFDVATAFDLPERPEDFGQTLGYWGVGSGPYLVMPLLGPATPRYFTGMATDGFLLPSAWDEVSSPEWYYLRALQLVDKRADLIPAESFISGDRYTFVRNAFLQRREFLINDGKITQDPFADDDDFMLDDF encoded by the coding sequence ATGAGAAACCTTTTATCCCGGCGCCTGACCACGCTGGCTGCTCTGATCCTGCTGACGTGTGCAGGTGGCCAGTTACACGCCCAGAACATGCAGGAGCCGGTTCCCGAGGGTTCTACCCCGGTGAATACTGATGATCCCTACGAGAACTGGAACCGGAAGGTGTTCTCCTTCAACGATGCCATTGATCGCTGGTTCCTTCGGCCAGTCGCGCAAGCCTACCGCACAGTAACACCAACAATTGTCGACCGGGGTATCACCAATTTTTTCAATAATCTCACCGAAATCCGCAATTTCAGCAACAGCCTGCTGCAGCTGAAAGGTGAGTCGGCGGTGGTGGCCGCCGGGCGCTTCACCTATAACACGGTGTTTGGCCTCGGGGGCATTTTTGATGTGGCCACCGCCTTTGACTTACCCGAGCGCCCGGAAGATTTCGGTCAAACCCTGGGATACTGGGGGGTCGGTTCTGGCCCTTACCTGGTGATGCCGCTCCTCGGCCCGGCGACCCCGCGCTACTTTACCGGCATGGCAACTGACGGGTTCCTGTTGCCATCAGCCTGGGATGAGGTCAGCAGTCCCGAGTGGTATTACCTGCGGGCACTGCAGCTCGTTGATAAGCGGGCCGACCTGATCCCGGCAGAAAGCTTTATTTCTGGTGACCGGTACACGTTTGTGCGTAATGCTTTCCTGCAGCGTCGTGAATTTCTGATTAACGATGGTAAGATCACGCAAGACCCCTTCGCAGATGATGACGACTTCATGCTCGACGATTTCTGA
- a CDS encoding acyl-CoA thioesterase encodes MSVPGNPVSSLTMSLRWGDMDAYGHANNTVYFRFFEEARIVWLSSLELGGAEEPTGPVIIKTSATFLKELTHPANVVVETYADKAGNTSLDTYHLLKDSDTGVVYAEGYAKIVWMDRASRKSTPLPDTLRALAAR; translated from the coding sequence ATGTCAGTACCGGGAAACCCCGTCAGTTCCCTGACCATGTCGCTGCGATGGGGCGATATGGATGCATACGGCCACGCCAATAACACGGTTTACTTCCGCTTCTTTGAAGAAGCCCGGATTGTCTGGCTGTCGTCACTGGAACTGGGTGGCGCGGAAGAGCCAACCGGACCGGTTATTATAAAGACCAGTGCCACATTTCTGAAGGAATTGACTCACCCCGCCAACGTCGTGGTTGAAACATACGCGGACAAAGCGGGAAATACCAGTCTGGATACCTACCACCTGCTGAAAGATTCAGATACAGGGGTGGTTTACGCGGAAGGCTACGCCAAGATTGTCTGGATGGACCGGGCTTCCCGAAAGTCCACCCCCCTGCCAGACACCCTGAGGGCGCTGGCAGCGAGGTAA
- a CDS encoding beta-ketoacyl-ACP synthase III, producing MIKAVISGTGLYTPPAIIENDQLVEAFNQYVELYNDEHAEEIARGELTALQPSSSAFIEKASGIKRRHVIDRDGILDPRRMTPNIPDRDNEEPSVQCEMAIVACKEALEQAGKTTADVDAVIVACSNLQRAYPAISIEVQQAMGIDGFAYDMNVACSSATFGIQAAVNAVENGSARAVLVVSPEICSGHLNFRDRDSHFIFGDACTAILVEREENTQAGQGFEILGTRLKTQFSNNIRNNFGFLNRADESGIGKPDKLFIQQGRKVFKEVSPLVADTIQGHLASLQLTPEDLKRMWLHQANLNMNQLIARKVLGRDATVEEAPVILDEYANTSSAGSIIAFHKHKDDLKTGDLGVICSFGAGYSIGSVVVRHR from the coding sequence GTGATTAAAGCCGTCATCAGCGGAACCGGCCTGTATACGCCACCCGCCATTATTGAAAACGATCAACTGGTTGAAGCCTTCAATCAATACGTAGAGCTGTATAACGATGAACACGCGGAAGAGATAGCCCGCGGTGAACTGACGGCTCTGCAACCTTCGTCATCTGCCTTTATTGAAAAGGCATCGGGCATCAAGCGCCGTCATGTGATTGACCGTGACGGTATTCTGGACCCGAGGCGCATGACACCGAATATTCCGGACCGGGATAACGAAGAACCGTCAGTTCAGTGCGAGATGGCCATTGTGGCCTGCAAGGAAGCACTTGAGCAGGCGGGCAAAACCACGGCGGATGTGGATGCGGTGATTGTTGCCTGTTCCAACCTGCAGCGGGCCTATCCGGCCATATCCATTGAAGTCCAGCAAGCCATGGGCATCGACGGTTTTGCCTATGACATGAATGTGGCCTGCAGCTCCGCCACCTTTGGCATCCAGGCTGCGGTGAACGCGGTGGAAAACGGCAGTGCCAGAGCCGTTTTGGTGGTCAGCCCGGAAATCTGCTCCGGGCATCTGAACTTCCGGGACCGGGACAGCCACTTCATTTTCGGTGACGCCTGCACGGCGATTCTGGTGGAAAGGGAAGAGAACACCCAGGCTGGCCAGGGTTTTGAAATTCTCGGTACCCGGCTGAAGACTCAGTTTTCCAACAATATCCGGAATAACTTCGGCTTCCTGAACCGGGCGGACGAATCGGGTATTGGCAAGCCGGACAAGCTGTTCATCCAGCAGGGGCGCAAAGTGTTCAAAGAGGTGTCACCGCTGGTGGCAGACACCATTCAGGGCCATCTGGCATCCCTGCAGCTGACGCCGGAAGACCTCAAGCGCATGTGGCTGCACCAGGCCAACCTGAATATGAACCAGTTGATTGCCAGAAAGGTTCTCGGCCGGGATGCAACGGTCGAGGAAGCGCCGGTGATTCTGGACGAATACGCCAACACCAGTTCGGCCGGTTCGATCATTGCCTTCCATAAACACAAGGATGACCTGAAAACCGGCGACCTGGGCGTGATCTGCTCGTTCGGCGCCGGCTATTCCATCGGTAGCGTGGTTGTTCGCCATCGGTGA
- a CDS encoding DUF3336 domain-containing protein yields the protein MIKDPRIARFRKLLAEAPNYEQWKAAALELDFLEGNAEWKEDFASDLYHYELIYDRLSNIKQYRQQNDFERLKRALREGLHHDLGNMGNPALYTRSRVGTKHLIEEYITQVCEALDYLCDHPVPGFPVYDKLQFFRDTLTSYGRPTLLLSGGASLGMFHFGVIKALWEKGLLPQVIAGSSIGAIIAGILGVHTDAEIPEMLVPENHNLNAWKWRGIMSAMRGDGLMDQETLKNCLRANIGDYTFEEAYQRTGRSINISVSPVQTHQKARLMCGYTSPYIQVWSAALASAAVPGIFPPVTLMKKDLYGNSLPYMPRLKFVDGSVVSDLPIERLVHLYDVNFTIVSQTNPHVVPFLSQQSRDEKLSLGSLPMHLVKSEIQFHGQGVFDYLRKRVRPELMRQMAGQMYTIMAQRYSGDVTIAPTYAFRDFRRMLSNPSPEYVREMILAGERATWPKISMIRSHARISKTLERCVRRLKQQNRKAAELRLVSGADKAKP from the coding sequence GTGATCAAGGACCCCAGGATAGCCCGATTCCGCAAGTTGTTGGCGGAAGCTCCCAATTATGAACAGTGGAAGGCCGCCGCGCTGGAGCTGGATTTTCTTGAGGGCAATGCGGAGTGGAAGGAGGACTTTGCGTCTGACCTTTACCACTACGAGCTGATCTATGACCGGCTCAGTAACATCAAACAGTATCGTCAGCAGAATGACTTCGAGCGTTTGAAGCGAGCGCTCCGGGAAGGCCTCCACCATGATCTTGGCAACATGGGCAATCCCGCGCTTTACACCCGTTCCCGGGTTGGCACCAAGCACCTGATCGAGGAATACATCACCCAGGTGTGCGAGGCCCTGGATTACCTGTGTGATCATCCGGTGCCGGGCTTCCCCGTCTATGACAAGCTGCAGTTTTTCCGAGACACCCTGACCAGTTATGGCCGGCCAACGCTGCTGCTCAGCGGTGGCGCCAGTCTGGGTATGTTCCATTTTGGGGTGATCAAGGCCCTATGGGAAAAAGGTCTGCTGCCGCAGGTGATTGCGGGTTCCAGCATTGGCGCCATCATTGCCGGTATTCTCGGCGTGCATACTGACGCGGAAATCCCCGAAATGCTGGTGCCCGAGAACCACAACCTCAACGCCTGGAAGTGGCGGGGGATCATGAGCGCCATGCGGGGTGATGGCCTGATGGATCAGGAAACCCTGAAAAACTGCCTGCGGGCAAACATCGGCGACTATACCTTTGAAGAGGCCTACCAGCGCACCGGGCGAAGCATCAATATCAGTGTGTCGCCGGTTCAGACGCACCAGAAAGCACGGTTGATGTGCGGTTACACCTCGCCTTATATCCAGGTGTGGAGTGCGGCTCTTGCCAGTGCCGCGGTGCCAGGCATTTTCCCGCCCGTTACTCTGATGAAGAAAGACCTTTACGGTAATTCGCTGCCCTACATGCCCCGGTTGAAGTTTGTGGATGGGTCGGTGGTCAGCGATCTGCCCATTGAACGTTTGGTGCATTTATACGATGTGAATTTCACCATCGTCAGTCAGACCAATCCCCACGTTGTGCCGTTCCTCAGCCAGCAGAGTCGGGACGAAAAGCTGTCCCTGGGAAGCCTGCCGATGCATCTGGTGAAGTCCGAGATCCAGTTCCACGGCCAGGGTGTGTTCGATTATCTGAGAAAGCGGGTACGCCCGGAACTGATGCGGCAGATGGCTGGTCAGATGTACACCATCATGGCCCAGCGCTACTCCGGTGATGTGACGATTGCGCCCACCTATGCATTCCGGGACTTCCGTCGTATGCTGTCCAACCCCAGTCCGGAGTATGTTCGTGAGATGATTCTGGCCGGAGAGCGCGCAACCTGGCCGAAAATTTCGATGATTCGCTCCCACGCACGCATTTCGAAAACGCTTGAACGGTGCGTTCGTCGCCTGAAACAACAGAACCGAAAGGCC